A region from the Oncorhynchus keta strain PuntledgeMale-10-30-2019 chromosome 5, Oket_V2, whole genome shotgun sequence genome encodes:
- the LOC118373896 gene encoding uncharacterized protein LOC118373896 isoform X4, with protein MSSNPLKIILFSWVWKMKQLCVVNATGVFSFPGVRCDITNNTLTLNLTRVMLSSQGNYTCKLRSNLTITAANTTVTMQECLRTSEHKVFQNESQVECQFFGVYPEGTVHWFLGSENITESASTKSQLDEEGLFDIRSTLPTQAGTEPYNCSLWIPSSGTYSSHKQLHYSRMISSGTKTRSRLLLVFILVGLIIIT; from the exons ATGTCATCGAACCCACTCAAGATCATTCTCTTTTCCTGGGTATGGAAAATGAAACAGCTGTGTGTGGTCAATGCCACTGGTGTATTCTCCTTTCCTGGCGTCCGGTGTGACATCACAAACAACACCCTCACACTCAATCTGACTCGGGTGATGCTGTCCAGTCAGGGTAACTACACCTGCAAACTGCGCTCCAACCTAACGATCACAGCTGCCAACACCACTGTGACAATGCAAG AGTGCCTAAGGACATCTGAGCACAAAGTGTTCCAGAATGAGTCTCAGGTTGAGTGCCAGTTTTTTGGAGTTTACCCAGAAGGCACAGTACACTGGTTCCTGGGCTCTGAGAATATAACAGAGTCCGCCAGCACCAAGAGCCAGCTGGATGAAGAGGGGCTGTTTGATATAAGGAGTACCCTGCCTACCCAGGCTGGGACTGAGCCTTACAACTGCTCCTTGTGGATACCTAGTAGTGGAACCTACAGCTCTCACAAACAGCTGCACTACTCCAGAATGATCTCTTCAGGGACAAAGACTAGGAGCAGACTGCTGTTGGTCTTCATCCTGGTTGGACTCATAATCATAACATAG
- the LOC118373896 gene encoding uncharacterized protein LOC118373896 isoform X3, with the protein MWTADETAGKVELRTSTEVKAQCDQNVSLQCDIMSSNPLKIILFSWVWKMKQLCVVNATGVFSFPGVRCDITNNTLTLNLTRVMLSSQGNYTCKLRSNLTITAANTTVTMQECLRTSEHKVFQNESQVECQFFGVYPEGTVHWFLGSENITESASTKSQLDEEGLFDIRSTLPTQAGTEPYNCSLWIPSSGTYSSHKQLHYSRMISSGTKTRSRLLLVFILVGLIIIT; encoded by the exons AtgtggacagctgatgaaactgcgG GTAAAGTGGAGCTGagaaccagtactgaggtaaAGGCTCAGTGTGATCAGAATGTGTCCCTGCAGTGTGACATCATGTCATCGAACCCACTCAAGATCATTCTCTTTTCCTGGGTATGGAAAATGAAACAGCTGTGTGTGGTCAATGCCACTGGTGTATTCTCCTTTCCTGGCGTCCGGTGTGACATCACAAACAACACCCTCACACTCAATCTGACTCGGGTGATGCTGTCCAGTCAGGGTAACTACACCTGCAAACTGCGCTCCAACCTAACGATCACAGCTGCCAACACCACTGTGACAATGCAAG AGTGCCTAAGGACATCTGAGCACAAAGTGTTCCAGAATGAGTCTCAGGTTGAGTGCCAGTTTTTTGGAGTTTACCCAGAAGGCACAGTACACTGGTTCCTGGGCTCTGAGAATATAACAGAGTCCGCCAGCACCAAGAGCCAGCTGGATGAAGAGGGGCTGTTTGATATAAGGAGTACCCTGCCTACCCAGGCTGGGACTGAGCCTTACAACTGCTCCTTGTGGATACCTAGTAGTGGAACCTACAGCTCTCACAAACAGCTGCACTACTCCAGAATGATCTCTTCAGGGACAAAGACTAGGAGCAGACTGCTGTTGGTCTTCATCCTGGTTGGACTCATAATCATAACATAG
- the LOC118373896 gene encoding uncharacterized protein LOC118373896 isoform X2, whose product MSGKLICECGRLGKVELRTSTEVKAQCDQNVSLQCDIMSSNPLKIILFSWVWKMKQLCVVNATGVFSFPGVRCDITNNTLTLNLTRVMLSSQGNYTCKLRSNLTITAANTTVTMQECLRTSEHKVFQNESQVECQFFGVYPEGTVHWFLGSENITESASTKSQLDEEGLFDIRSTLPTQAGTEPYNCSLWIPSSGTYSSHKQLHYSRMISSGTKTRSRLLLVFILVGLIIIT is encoded by the exons atgtcagggaagctcatctgtgaaTGTGGTCGTTtgg GTAAAGTGGAGCTGagaaccagtactgaggtaaAGGCTCAGTGTGATCAGAATGTGTCCCTGCAGTGTGACATCATGTCATCGAACCCACTCAAGATCATTCTCTTTTCCTGGGTATGGAAAATGAAACAGCTGTGTGTGGTCAATGCCACTGGTGTATTCTCCTTTCCTGGCGTCCGGTGTGACATCACAAACAACACCCTCACACTCAATCTGACTCGGGTGATGCTGTCCAGTCAGGGTAACTACACCTGCAAACTGCGCTCCAACCTAACGATCACAGCTGCCAACACCACTGTGACAATGCAAG AGTGCCTAAGGACATCTGAGCACAAAGTGTTCCAGAATGAGTCTCAGGTTGAGTGCCAGTTTTTTGGAGTTTACCCAGAAGGCACAGTACACTGGTTCCTGGGCTCTGAGAATATAACAGAGTCCGCCAGCACCAAGAGCCAGCTGGATGAAGAGGGGCTGTTTGATATAAGGAGTACCCTGCCTACCCAGGCTGGGACTGAGCCTTACAACTGCTCCTTGTGGATACCTAGTAGTGGAACCTACAGCTCTCACAAACAGCTGCACTACTCCAGAATGATCTCTTCAGGGACAAAGACTAGGAGCAGACTGCTGTTGGTCTTCATCCTGGTTGGACTCATAATCATAACATAG
- the LOC118373896 gene encoding uncharacterized protein LOC118373896 isoform X1, which translates to MMKQQRKTEVIFVWVLAIWLSSVVNSESKVELRTSTEVKAQCDQNVSLQCDIMSSNPLKIILFSWVWKMKQLCVVNATGVFSFPGVRCDITNNTLTLNLTRVMLSSQGNYTCKLRSNLTITAANTTVTMQECLRTSEHKVFQNESQVECQFFGVYPEGTVHWFLGSENITESASTKSQLDEEGLFDIRSTLPTQAGTEPYNCSLWIPSSGTYSSHKQLHYSRMISSGTKTRSRLLLVFILVGLIIIT; encoded by the exons ATG ATGAAACAACAGAGAAAAACAGAGGTCATTTTTGTCTGGGTCTTAGCCATCTGGCTCTCTTCAGTTGTCAACAGTGAAA GTAAAGTGGAGCTGagaaccagtactgaggtaaAGGCTCAGTGTGATCAGAATGTGTCCCTGCAGTGTGACATCATGTCATCGAACCCACTCAAGATCATTCTCTTTTCCTGGGTATGGAAAATGAAACAGCTGTGTGTGGTCAATGCCACTGGTGTATTCTCCTTTCCTGGCGTCCGGTGTGACATCACAAACAACACCCTCACACTCAATCTGACTCGGGTGATGCTGTCCAGTCAGGGTAACTACACCTGCAAACTGCGCTCCAACCTAACGATCACAGCTGCCAACACCACTGTGACAATGCAAG AGTGCCTAAGGACATCTGAGCACAAAGTGTTCCAGAATGAGTCTCAGGTTGAGTGCCAGTTTTTTGGAGTTTACCCAGAAGGCACAGTACACTGGTTCCTGGGCTCTGAGAATATAACAGAGTCCGCCAGCACCAAGAGCCAGCTGGATGAAGAGGGGCTGTTTGATATAAGGAGTACCCTGCCTACCCAGGCTGGGACTGAGCCTTACAACTGCTCCTTGTGGATACCTAGTAGTGGAACCTACAGCTCTCACAAACAGCTGCACTACTCCAGAATGATCTCTTCAGGGACAAAGACTAGGAGCAGACTGCTGTTGGTCTTCATCCTGGTTGGACTCATAATCATAACATAG